From the Porites lutea chromosome 5, jaPorLute2.1, whole genome shotgun sequence genome, the window GACTTTATTCCTGTCTTAATAAAACAGTCGTTCAGTGAGAGGTTATTTCTGATGCAGATTTTCCATGATGGGTAAGTATCGCGATAAAAAGGAAACCTATCTCTGATGAATTTGCAAATTCCGTCAAGAGTCAGTCTCTTTTCTGAGGAGTTCTGGATTGCCATTGCAATAAGCGCGATGTAAGAATAAGGAGGCCTTCGCCTGGACTTGCGGTGGGTACGTGTTTTCTTGTTGTCGGTGTTGGAATCGTTCGGTAGTTCATTGTCTTGTGGGTTGTGGTCACTCATATCACGATCTAAGTTGCTTCCTGATCTGGCATTATCATCGACTTCTTGAGCTCTGGCGGCCAATAGTTGGCTTTTGTCAGTTTCAACTACTGTAGACACTCCAGTGTGTAGAAGACCGCTTTGTGGGAATCCTCTAAAACTTTCCATTATGTTTTAGAGACAAAACGTTACCTTACTCGACTCGGTGTTCTCTGTCAGTTATGTGATTTGTCTTCGGTGGACTCTGTATCTTAGATAGGACACGTGATGCAGTGGCTCCTGTGCAAGTTATACTGGTCTCAAGACAAAGTTATCAATCCTTTTCAATCCAATTCAATCCAAATCTGGAGAAACAGAAAGCATGTGCAGGAACAATGATGAACTGCTTCTACACAGGTGTAAATGACGCCAGGCTAAATAACACCTCACTAATGCAGTGTTTTGTGGTTGAACAACCACTAGATAATAGAATAACAATAAACTGGGCCTACCTTTACTCACACTTCAGCACAAAGCTTTAGAAAGAGACTAAGCTTTAATTAAGCTCGCTTTGTAGAGGAACCGAAGAAAGAAAGCAAGCTGGAGCTATGTTTCGCTGCCAAATGTGACTAAGATCTTTACCTCCCGCTAACACGTGCAAACTGCTTGCTGGTTGACCGGGTTGAATGACTTCTATCTTCTAAAAGTGATTGTATTCGTTAAAAAACCCAGGggcaatttctttttaattgtgAGTGTGTAACAAATGCTAACATAGACTGGAAGCTCGTATTGAACAACTAAGAACAACACGTATTGTTTCCAAGTGAATGACATTTATTACTATGGAAGGCAAAAGCACTTAACAATAACTTGATTATGACGAAGTTTCGCTGTTTTACCAAAATATTATCTGTTATATTCTTTGTGTGTGCCCTGACAGCTGACGGGAGTACCTTAACCAGGCAGGACGTCTTAAGGACAAATATTAAGAGCGACCCGACTCAATCGTTCACTTATAACTGTTTGAAGTAGCCATGTTTACCATGTTACCATGTTCCATTGGTCAATAGAATTTATTTAAGAAGCCCATATGGAATTTTACCATTTGACTTgtacttccttttttttatgGATGCCCGGTGACTGCTTTACCCTTAAATTTTATTcattgttatgtttttttttaactcgaAAACCACGCTTTGGTTGATTTACAGTGTGTCACTTACACACGCCAATTAATAGCACTACCTGCCTCTTACACactaaaaaattgtattttttcttcccCCACAACAACTAATCGATgaacatttgttgtttttcCTCGTCTTTAGCTTCATGCAGTAACAGCCGACATCTAAATGCATTAATAGCTAAGCTCAGTACATTTCTTTTCCATTAACCGTAGATTAATTTGGCAAAAAAATTCCAATAACGGTGTCTCTTAGTATTTTACCCACGGGGGAGCAATTGTAAGTAGCAGAAATTATCGATGAATTTGACCACAGGGGTCAGGTCTTGAAATACTtcaatatttttcctttcatatgcGTACAAAAGACACGCACAGTGGTTTGTCGAGTAAAATAAATCAGCGacgaaaaaaatgtttatctgTTCAAGAGATCCCATTGTACGAAAATAATAGTAGTAAAATGGACAAACTGCAGTCAAGTATTTGTATTTTGAGAAAAGGACAGGCAGTTGACGTCTTCGTTCGTTTTTCATAGCTTTCTGCTATAAAACAATGGTCACCGGTAACAAAAAGAGGTTAATCTAAATTTACTTCGAGCCAAAATAATGGAAAGGGTGTTTACGCACAATTATCACTATTCTTTCAAAAGTATTCATCGTTCTTGTAATTATCATTCAAATGAtagaaaaagtttttctttagAATCAAGATCATTTAGAGTTGTTTTGAATAGTTTCTTTCTGACAGTTGTCGAAGTTGGCCATTGTTTAAGGCGTGCTTTTGTTGCGATCAGAAAGCTGTCGCTGTAATCTGCCACAattattaaagtgaaaaaagaaaccttcaattttcaaattataATTTGTACGTTAGTACTGTATTCCAAAACGTCATTCTTCAGATCTTTGTAAAAGGCTTTGATTCCAAGAAGCGATAATCAGTTTAGTTGTGTTTATTGTTCAATTAGCAAATATCTGATAAGTGAATTAGCAAGATCAGAGACGCGCATAGTAGAAAACAGATGCCgctatttaattttaattgtgttcCAGTGTATTTTTGCCAGCTGTACCCTGAAATAACTGTTTGTtatagtttctttttaaaactctcTCAAGGCTAAGACCAGAACGATACGGCAAATAAAGTATTGACATATGATTTTTATTGATCAATGAAACCACGCGATAAATCAAAAGAATTGATTATAGTAAATTGTATGAACTTCAGTGTTAAAGACGTTTTGTTTAGTATCTACACGCTTCCGAATGTTATTAAAATGCAGTTTGCATAACGGATGTATTAGTTGGGTGCTTAGTTTAGGTTTCCttgttaattatttttgcaTATAAGATTTACAAAtcgagttttctttttttgcaaatgTAGTTCTCTAAGATTCATGTCTAAATGTTTTGTCCCGAGTAAGAAGTTGTGAATGTTGTATCCAGCAGGGTAGGTGAATAAGAAAGAATTTTACACCCTTTACTCCATGCTGTGGCTGTTTtcaggatttttcaaaaagaaaaaaacaacagatgctactgtttaaaatttttccccTTAGACAATGCATTTCCATACATATTTTGTCGTACGCAAAAATTGGTTTATAATTTAGACGTAGACATAGACCAGTGCTTTACGACCAGGCTGGAGATAAAATTTTAAACGCAACATGTGCCACAGCGATACGCTTACTTATGAAGCAGGTCTCGGCTAAATTTGACTGTTTCTTTTAAGACTGATTGTTTTTACTTCGGTTATTACATATTTTCAAGAAATGAATACGCTTGAGCTTAAGTTGGATGCTTTTAATAAGATAAACCTTTTTGATTCATCAGAATGTGAAGAAAAAAGCTGAGTAGGCAATGTTCTAGAAAAGTGTCATCAGCTCCACCAACGGATATACATGGACAAATGCAA encodes:
- the LOC140938492 gene encoding forkhead box protein D3-A-like; the protein is MESFRGFPQSGLLHTGVSTVVETDKSQLLAARAQEVDDNARSGSNLDRDMSDHNPQDNELPNDSNTDNKKTRTHRKSRRRPPYSYIALIAMAIQNSSEKRLTLDGICKFIRDRFPFYRDTYPSWKICIRNNLSLNDCFIKTGIKSDEPLKGNYWTLDPESYNMFENGSFLRRKTRFKRQDPNRIEAKSLSVVETGRHAFTSPLELHNRFSTSSLIPQLGFSPLEPPKVPGITPFALPLQYYNPTSQSTDSLFVPSQLPFLPYYQHLNCTQCNLCESSKHFHHPYLRL